The Fibrobacter sp. UWB2 genome window below encodes:
- a CDS encoding acyl-CoA carboxylase subunit beta: MWDKSYLEKLSERNAKAQAGGGAARVEKQHSQGKLTARERLEILFDKGTFKEIGAMRLSQSIELPESKRIYGDGVVTGYGKINGRPVYACSQDFTVSGGSLGSAHAKKICHVMDLALDSMVPFISINDGGGARIEEGVSSLDGYSGIFARNTWASGVIPQISVILGPCAGGACYSPAITDFIFMTEKTSQMFITGPAVVKAVTAEVVTPDQLGGAGVHSSKSGVAHFVYKDDKECLEGVRNLLKYLPQSNTDKSVAQAGTIVDKSADIEEIIPDNFKRAYDVRDVLNCFADKDSFLEIQPEFAKNVVIGFIRLDGNVIGVVANQPKYLAGSLDVDASDKAARFVRFCDSFNIPILTLEDVPGYMPGTKQEHNGIIRHGAKLLFAYAEATVPRVTLILRKAYGGAYIAMNSKNLGADCVFALPIAQIAVMGAEGAVDILRRKEIAASAEPAKLREQYINEYEEKYLNPYIAAGNGFIDEVIEPKSVRDRLVSAFENLKNKKKAVLWKKHGNIPL, from the coding sequence ATGTGGGATAAATCGTATTTAGAAAAGTTGAGCGAACGCAACGCCAAGGCACAGGCCGGTGGTGGCGCCGCTCGTGTAGAAAAGCAGCATTCCCAGGGCAAGCTCACCGCTCGCGAACGCCTTGAGATCCTTTTTGACAAGGGAACATTCAAGGAAATCGGTGCCATGCGCCTTTCCCAGAGCATCGAGCTCCCGGAATCCAAGCGCATTTACGGTGACGGTGTCGTGACGGGTTACGGCAAGATCAATGGCCGCCCGGTTTACGCCTGCTCCCAGGACTTCACGGTGAGCGGCGGTTCTCTCGGTTCCGCACACGCGAAGAAGATTTGCCACGTGATGGACCTCGCCCTTGATTCCATGGTGCCGTTTATCAGCATCAACGATGGCGGTGGTGCCCGTATCGAAGAAGGCGTTAGCTCCCTCGACGGTTACAGTGGCATTTTTGCCCGTAACACTTGGGCAAGCGGCGTGATTCCGCAGATTTCCGTGATTCTCGGACCGTGCGCAGGTGGTGCTTGCTACTCCCCGGCTATTACAGACTTTATCTTCATGACCGAAAAGACGAGCCAGATGTTCATCACGGGCCCGGCCGTCGTGAAGGCTGTGACTGCTGAAGTCGTGACCCCGGACCAGCTCGGTGGCGCAGGCGTTCATTCTTCCAAGTCCGGCGTTGCACACTTCGTGTACAAGGACGACAAGGAATGCCTCGAAGGCGTGCGTAACTTGCTCAAGTACCTCCCGCAGAGCAACACAGACAAGTCTGTCGCTCAGGCCGGTACGATCGTGGACAAGTCCGCCGACATCGAAGAAATCATTCCGGACAACTTCAAGCGCGCTTACGATGTCCGTGACGTGCTCAACTGCTTTGCCGATAAGGATTCCTTCCTCGAAATCCAGCCGGAATTTGCAAAAAACGTTGTCATCGGCTTTATCCGCCTCGACGGTAACGTGATTGGCGTTGTCGCTAACCAGCCGAAGTACCTCGCCGGTTCTTTGGACGTGGACGCTAGCGATAAGGCTGCACGCTTTGTCCGCTTCTGCGATAGCTTCAACATTCCTATCCTTACGCTCGAAGACGTTCCGGGTTACATGCCGGGTACGAAGCAGGAACACAACGGCATTATCCGCCACGGTGCAAAGCTCCTCTTTGCATACGCCGAAGCAACAGTGCCGCGCGTGACGCTCATCCTCCGCAAGGCTTACGGTGGCGCATACATCGCCATGAACAGCAAGAACCTCGGTGCAGACTGCGTGTTCGCTCTCCCGATCGCTCAGATCGCCGTTATGGGTGCTGAAGGCGCTGTCGACATTCTCCGCAGAAAGGAAATCGCCGCTTCTGCTGAACCGGCCAAGCTCCGCGAACAGTACATCAACGAATACGAAGAAAAGTACTTGAACCCGTACATTGCCGCTGGCAACGGATTCATTGACGAAGTCATTGAACCGAAGAGCGTTCGTGACCGCCTTGTTTCTGCGTTCGAAAACTTGAAGAACAAGAAGAAGGCTGTGCTTTGGAAGAAGCACGGAAATATTCCGCTGTAA
- a CDS encoding inositol monophosphatase family protein yields the protein MNTEDFLNVAKELALKAGDLCLELQNNLGNVRYKTAKDVVTIADVSSEKLIVEGLRAAFPTHSIRTEEAGIIEGSDPRYRWIIDPVDGTVNFSRGIPLWGISIALHFEGKPLVAVVNLPKLGELYTAAKGMGAFMNGKQIHVSRESNPTHAIVSNGDFNVGDAAKINAQNSHNFAREAETFERVKCLGSAVIEGCFTACGRIDCFVMTMSYPWDIAAIALLVEEAGGKSTHIDGSPMQFVDAEQVIFTNGLLHDTLVKTLA from the coding sequence ATGAATACAGAAGACTTTTTGAATGTCGCAAAGGAACTAGCTCTTAAAGCAGGCGACCTTTGCCTTGAACTCCAAAATAACCTTGGCAATGTCCGCTACAAGACTGCCAAAGACGTTGTGACCATTGCCGATGTCTCTAGTGAAAAGCTTATTGTCGAAGGGCTTCGTGCTGCTTTCCCGACGCACTCCATCCGCACCGAAGAAGCGGGCATTATCGAAGGCTCCGACCCGCGCTACCGCTGGATTATCGACCCGGTCGATGGCACGGTGAACTTTAGCCGTGGTATTCCGCTGTGGGGAATTTCTATTGCGCTCCATTTCGAAGGCAAACCGCTGGTGGCGGTTGTTAATTTGCCCAAACTCGGTGAACTCTACACAGCCGCAAAAGGCATGGGCGCATTCATGAATGGCAAACAAATTCACGTGAGCCGCGAATCGAATCCGACTCATGCAATTGTTTCGAACGGAGACTTTAACGTGGGCGATGCCGCAAAAATCAATGCGCAGAATTCGCACAATTTTGCCCGTGAAGCCGAAACGTTCGAACGCGTGAAGTGCCTGGGCTCTGCAGTGATTGAAGGCTGCTTCACGGCCTGCGGCCGCATTGATTGCTTTGTGATGACCATGAGCTATCCGTGGGACATCGCGGCAATTGCGCTCCTCGTCGAAGAAGCGGGTGGCAAGTCCACACACATCGATGGCTCTCCCATGCAGTTCGTCGACGCCGAACAAGTCATCTTTACCAACGGCCTCTTGCACGACACCCTCGTGAAAACCCTCGCTTAA
- the rpmA gene encoding 50S ribosomal protein L27: MAHKKGQGSVRNGRDSNAKYLGVKKYAGETVKAGNIIVRQRGSHFHKGNNVGMGKDFTLFSLVDGTVKFERLDAKRQKVSVYPEEA, encoded by the coding sequence ATGGCACATAAGAAAGGTCAAGGTTCAGTACGTAACGGCCGCGACAGTAACGCCAAGTACCTTGGTGTTAAGAAGTATGCGGGCGAAACCGTCAAGGCTGGCAACATCATCGTTCGTCAGCGCGGTTCTCACTTCCACAAGGGCAACAATGTCGGTATGGGCAAGGACTTTACCTTGTTCTCCCTCGTTGATGGCACTGTGAAGTTCGAACGCCTCGATGCAAAGCGCCAGAAGGTCTCTGTCTATCCTGAAGAAGCCTAA
- the rplU gene encoding 50S ribosomal protein L21: MYSIVEAGGFQYKVELGKAYKLPLIDAAVGSELELKSVLLFSGKEVQVGTPVLNDASVKVEILAHGKEDTIIVFKKKRRTRYERRNGHRQGYTEVLVTELRSGAESAVVDPQVITRNRARVAALAKQKAQNKPLTRKEKIAQGLPKPAKVKKNSLRKAKEA; this comes from the coding sequence ATGTATTCTATTGTTGAAGCAGGTGGTTTCCAGTATAAAGTCGAGCTCGGCAAGGCCTACAAGCTCCCGTTGATCGACGCCGCTGTTGGTTCTGAACTGGAGCTCAAGTCCGTCCTTCTTTTCTCCGGAAAAGAAGTGCAAGTCGGCACCCCTGTCCTGAATGATGCTTCTGTCAAGGTCGAAATTCTCGCCCATGGCAAGGAAGACACGATCATCGTGTTCAAGAAGAAGCGTCGTACTCGTTACGAACGTCGTAACGGTCATCGTCAGGGCTATACCGAGGTGCTCGTCACGGAACTCCGCTCTGGCGCTGAATCTGCAGTCGTAGACCCTCAAGTTATTACCCGCAACCGCGCTCGCGTGGCTGCCCTTGCTAAGCAGAAGGCTCAGAACAAGCCGCTCACTCGCAAGGAAAAGATCGCTCAGGGACTTCCGAAGCCGGCTAAGGTCAAGAAGAACTCTTTGCGTAAGGCTAAGGAGGCTTAA
- a CDS encoding glycoside hydrolase family 2 protein, with translation MSKIISLDGDWQMIWDTEDTGISNRWYATYPEKTQTVSVPHIWERAFDKLLMAQDCAFYFKRFTIDDEKQVTKRIFLRFEKIATHATIWLNGKLLGDHFGAYTSFVIETQKAIKLGEENILCIRVANMGATNSRIDFGRESKEGANDRYAHPGEMPVGLPWSQYPYGGICGHVDLILGNAAFISDIHVEPDMDQERVSVEAFFNNPRGYQSRLRILMKNPNGDVYEFFKDIKLEKENATQKFLLGIKDWKKDKCVWSPERPNLFAIEMQLEIKGAKGKAPEYTFPVVKTFGFRKFDCLKGDYYINDSIVKLMGVSYNQQWSEGGLWTDQNPALEKDLNAVKAAGFNVIRSCGAPLSSTALDICDKIGLFVFQEFPIHTMRSTAQGLEITKKLINDMVRDQHNHPCIAAWILGSENGTFMLQNGNKLLNAISPIDTCRPAISNFNSIYLDNEANFHKDTGKIIPVSIDRISQYATMRVNPRLNPSAAYTHYLAHMLDKEDEELMVPDTGLGDSHFQDEEEPILNDIENKVLVTLKNNTLFPKRATTIAGPRSVKSQKAIKNEFKSVETFVDDSKLSIWPNFESFNADVYRIALKSKYDQITAFQSNPQISGFFLDQWADNGTDFSGLNDENRKSKGVQNFAREITTPSRVLISELEHVATPQSEVSFQLTLLNNSRLEDVEIEVSLLDAKDKVLNTQKVMPEEPAEKKTLTQLGICTLMAPRATGMYKIKLTLKDCGKEIHSSYEDLIVIEQADVKDAMSKVCFLDNYDESSDVLAALDGSEQIIFTANLSSWPDEILEKIIDVTKNGGKTLLLSDMTTEDIDLLNQSHNFENKIEAHWTTGANEFSLHYLPKDSPLLAVFGGNGVLDHNSASAMPGISLNELAGAKVYARSVTLKDGEIKTGVDLQLVPFGKGQIMFNQFSVIEGLETNALSDALFTAIVNLL, from the coding sequence ATGAGCAAAATTATCAGCCTTGATGGCGATTGGCAGATGATCTGGGACACGGAAGACACCGGCATCTCCAATCGTTGGTATGCAACGTATCCTGAAAAAACACAGACTGTTAGCGTTCCCCACATCTGGGAAAGAGCTTTTGACAAGCTTTTGATGGCCCAGGACTGCGCATTCTATTTCAAGAGATTCACGATTGACGACGAAAAGCAAGTCACAAAGCGCATTTTCCTCCGCTTTGAAAAGATCGCAACACACGCCACCATCTGGCTTAACGGTAAGCTTTTGGGCGACCACTTTGGCGCCTACACGTCCTTTGTCATTGAAACGCAGAAGGCTATCAAGCTCGGCGAAGAAAACATCCTTTGCATCCGCGTTGCAAACATGGGTGCAACAAATAGCCGCATCGACTTCGGTCGCGAAAGCAAGGAAGGCGCAAATGACCGCTATGCCCACCCGGGCGAAATGCCGGTTGGCCTCCCCTGGTCGCAGTATCCGTATGGCGGTATCTGCGGTCACGTGGACTTGATTCTCGGCAACGCCGCATTCATTTCTGACATTCACGTCGAACCGGACATGGACCAGGAACGCGTTTCTGTCGAAGCATTCTTCAACAACCCGCGCGGTTACCAGTCCCGCCTCCGCATCCTCATGAAGAACCCGAACGGCGACGTTTACGAATTCTTCAAGGACATCAAGCTCGAAAAGGAAAACGCCACGCAGAAGTTCTTGCTTGGCATCAAGGACTGGAAGAAGGACAAGTGCGTCTGGAGTCCGGAACGTCCGAACCTGTTTGCCATCGAAATGCAGCTCGAAATCAAGGGCGCCAAGGGCAAGGCTCCGGAATACACCTTCCCTGTCGTGAAGACGTTCGGTTTCCGCAAGTTCGACTGCCTCAAGGGTGACTACTACATCAACGACTCCATCGTGAAGCTCATGGGCGTGAGCTACAACCAGCAGTGGAGCGAAGGCGGCCTCTGGACCGACCAGAACCCGGCTCTCGAAAAAGACTTGAACGCCGTGAAGGCAGCAGGCTTCAACGTCATCCGTTCTTGCGGCGCTCCGCTCAGCAGCACGGCTCTCGACATCTGCGACAAGATTGGTTTGTTCGTGTTCCAGGAATTCCCAATCCACACGATGCGTTCTACCGCACAGGGCCTCGAAATCACGAAGAAGCTCATCAACGACATGGTGCGCGACCAACACAACCATCCGTGTATCGCAGCCTGGATTCTTGGTTCCGAAAACGGAACATTCATGCTCCAGAACGGTAACAAGCTTTTGAACGCTATTAGCCCGATCGACACCTGCCGCCCGGCGATTAGCAACTTCAACAGTATCTACCTCGACAACGAAGCAAACTTCCACAAGGATACGGGTAAGATTATCCCGGTCTCCATCGACCGCATTTCGCAGTACGCTACGATGCGCGTGAACCCGCGTTTAAACCCGAGTGCCGCTTACACGCACTACCTCGCCCACATGCTGGACAAGGAAGACGAAGAGCTCATGGTGCCGGATACGGGTCTTGGCGACAGCCACTTCCAGGATGAAGAAGAACCGATTTTGAACGACATCGAGAACAAGGTCTTGGTGACGCTCAAGAACAATACGCTCTTCCCGAAACGCGCGACCACCATTGCCGGTCCTCGCAGCGTCAAGAGCCAGAAGGCTATCAAGAACGAATTCAAGTCTGTGGAAACGTTCGTCGACGATAGCAAGCTCTCCATTTGGCCGAACTTCGAATCGTTCAACGCCGATGTTTACCGCATTGCGCTCAAGAGCAAGTACGACCAGATTACGGCTTTCCAGAGCAACCCGCAGATTTCCGGATTCTTCCTCGACCAGTGGGCCGACAACGGCACCGACTTCAGCGGTCTTAACGACGAAAACAGAAAGTCCAAGGGCGTCCAGAATTTCGCTCGCGAAATCACAACTCCGAGCCGCGTGCTCATCAGCGAACTTGAACACGTCGCCACACCGCAGAGCGAAGTCAGCTTCCAGCTCACGCTTTTGAACAACAGCCGTTTGGAAGATGTGGAAATCGAAGTTTCGCTCCTCGACGCTAAGGACAAAGTCCTCAACACGCAAAAGGTCATGCCGGAAGAACCTGCAGAAAAGAAGACTCTTACGCAGCTTGGCATTTGCACGTTGATGGCTCCGCGCGCAACCGGCATGTACAAGATTAAGCTCACGCTCAAGGATTGCGGCAAGGAAATCCATTCCAGCTACGAAGACTTGATCGTGATTGAACAGGCCGACGTGAAGGACGCCATGAGCAAGGTCTGCTTCTTGGATAACTATGACGAATCGAGCGATGTGCTCGCCGCTCTCGACGGTTCCGAACAAATTATCTTCACTGCAAACTTGAGTTCTTGGCCAGATGAAATCTTGGAAAAGATTATCGATGTCACGAAGAACGGCGGCAAGACTTTGTTGCTCTCCGATATGACGACTGAAGATATCGACCTCTTGAACCAGAGCCACAACTTTGAAAACAAGATTGAAGCACACTGGACAACGGGTGCAAACGAATTCAGCTTGCACTACTTGCCGAAGGATTCTCCGCTCCTCGCTGTGTTCGGTGGCAACGGCGTTCTCGACCACAACTCTGCATCGGCCATGCCGGGCATTTCGTTGAACGAGCTCGCTGGCGCTAAGGTTTACGCACGTTCCGTGACACTCAAGGATGGCGAAATCAAGACGGGTGTGGACTTGCAGCTCGTGCCGTTTGGCAAGGGTCAGATCATGTTCAACCAGTTCAGCGTGATTGAAGGCTTGGAAACGAACGCCCTTTCGGATGCTCTGTTCACGGCAATCGTGAACTTGCTGTAA